One Longimicrobiales bacterium DNA segment encodes these proteins:
- a CDS encoding alpha/beta hydrolase gives MTSRVVRTSLPLSVTEVTSPDSASGSQDQGGDKPTFLLLHGYGGSSYTWHAWAPRLALFGRVISVDFMGFGDAPKPADGTYTPAEQARLVKELVGEMDLGRITLIGHSMGGGIALLSTLMLIDQGALPVDRLVLVAAAAMRQPLPPFVAMARYPRLSRLVLLVVGAQRVIGVALKQIVHDPDSITREQIETYARPLQEHGGARAALAMGKEILPDDIDHITGRYPEITIPTLLLWGEHDRVIPLWVAKRLEEAMPNAELTVLEACGHIPPEELPDKSWEAVEHFLARYP, from the coding sequence ATGACCAGCCGGGTCGTTCGCACGTCGCTCCCGCTTTCGGTGACGGAGGTGACCTCGCCGGATTCGGCCTCGGGGAGCCAAGATCAAGGCGGGGACAAACCGACCTTCCTACTGCTCCACGGATATGGCGGCAGTTCCTATACTTGGCATGCATGGGCGCCCCGACTCGCCCTGTTCGGGAGGGTAATCAGCGTCGACTTCATGGGGTTCGGCGACGCCCCGAAGCCGGCCGATGGGACGTACACGCCAGCGGAACAGGCGCGTCTCGTCAAAGAACTCGTCGGCGAAATGGACCTCGGCCGAATCACGCTGATCGGTCACTCCATGGGCGGAGGAATCGCCCTGCTTTCCACCCTGATGCTGATTGATCAGGGGGCTCTGCCTGTCGACAGACTCGTACTGGTCGCGGCGGCGGCCATGCGGCAGCCTCTACCGCCCTTCGTTGCAATGGCGCGTTACCCACGGTTGTCGCGATTGGTGCTTCTCGTCGTCGGTGCCCAGCGTGTCATCGGAGTCGCGCTCAAGCAGATCGTTCATGACCCCGACTCCATCACCCGGGAGCAGATCGAGACCTATGCGCGCCCGCTGCAGGAGCACGGCGGAGCCCGAGCGGCCCTGGCGATGGGGAAGGAGATCCTCCCGGACGACATCGACCATATCACCGGTCGCTATCCGGAGATCACTATTCCCACTCTTCTTCTTTGGGGAGAGCATGACCGCGTCATCCCACTCTGGGTCGCAAAGAGACTCGAGGAAGCAATGCCAAACGCTGAGCTCACCGTGCTGGAGGCATGTGGGCATATCCCCCCGGAAGAGCTTCCCGACAAATCGTGGGAGGCCGTTGAGCACTTCCTCGCACGCTATCCGTGA
- a CDS encoding glycosyltransferase family 2 protein, which yields MSGRLAVMMPALNEEEALPAILAAMPASVDRVVVADNGSTDGTVAVARAAGADVVHEAERGYGAACLAGIRHLASLDVHPEVLVFMDADGSDDPLDIERVAAPILEGRADFVLGVRKGVDGDVGTILPHARLGNRLILGLVRLMFRESFDDLPPFRAIRFSRLLELEMDDRNWGWTLQMQIRAARQGLRIVETEVAHRRRAEGESKISGSLMMSIRVGAKMFYTLARERLR from the coding sequence GTGAGTGGGCGCCTCGCCGTGATGATGCCGGCCCTGAACGAGGAGGAGGCGCTTCCCGCCATTCTGGCCGCGATGCCAGCATCCGTCGATCGCGTCGTGGTCGCCGACAACGGATCGACCGATGGCACGGTTGCCGTGGCCCGGGCAGCTGGGGCGGACGTCGTCCACGAAGCCGAGCGCGGCTACGGCGCGGCTTGCCTCGCCGGGATTCGTCATCTGGCCAGCCTGGACGTGCATCCGGAAGTCCTCGTGTTCATGGATGCCGATGGGAGCGACGATCCGTTGGACATCGAGCGCGTGGCGGCGCCAATCCTGGAGGGCCGCGCAGACTTCGTGCTCGGTGTGCGAAAGGGAGTAGACGGTGACGTCGGCACGATCCTTCCTCACGCCCGTCTGGGCAACCGCCTGATTCTCGGACTCGTTCGTCTCATGTTTCGCGAGTCCTTCGACGACCTGCCGCCGTTCCGAGCCATTCGGTTCTCGAGACTGCTGGAACTGGAGATGGACGATCGGAACTGGGGCTGGACCCTGCAGATGCAGATCCGGGCGGCTCGACAGGGACTGCGTATCGTCGAAACAGAGGTTGCCCATCGCCGTCGTGCGGAGGGAGAGTCAAAAATTTCAGGCTCGCTCATGATGTCGATACGCGTTGGAGCGAAGATGTTCTACACACTGGCTCGGGAACGCCTGCGGTAA
- a CDS encoding glycosyltransferase has product MTNLIAMIVLAATAAVFAFLIPFAIHRSYLLVLARRARDEIRDPWPEEDLPRVTVQLPMYNERQVAARVIDAAAQLDYPSALLEIQVLDDSDDITVSLVAERVAWWGARGVQIEQVRRDARTGYKAGALSEGVARSRGEFLFVLDADFVPSPDTLRDLLMPMQDPDVGMVQAAWSHLNRFTNWLTESQGFLLDGHFLYEQGGRYRGGRFFNFNGTAGLWRRTCMEDAGGWQSDTLTEDLDLSYRAQMAGWRFAYLDDVQVPAEIPDSVMALELQQRRWAQGGVQTGRKVLPALLRGPFPFAVKTEAVIHLFGHMAHPLTWLLALLLFPSAIARRALGLDHLLGLDVFLFGAATVPFILFYWMAGEERGVARRGRFRSVLRTLAMGIGLSVPVTHAVLRGLRGTEDAFERTPKRGSSGMASYAAAVPLPFGTIAKVSMAFLMTGYLLGAIAGGYWGQLPFIVLFLSGYMALGLPVLQSHISRRLASIRLPGIEKKKDEKRYPEGHASADGLHPIPGVSICSEAVVADECEAA; this is encoded by the coding sequence ATGACCAACCTCATCGCAATGATCGTACTCGCGGCAACCGCCGCGGTCTTCGCGTTCCTGATTCCGTTCGCGATCCACCGCTCGTACCTGCTCGTTCTGGCTCGTCGCGCGCGCGACGAGATCCGTGACCCGTGGCCGGAAGAAGACCTGCCGAGGGTGACCGTTCAACTCCCCATGTACAATGAGCGACAGGTTGCGGCCAGGGTCATCGACGCGGCCGCCCAGCTCGACTATCCGAGTGCTCTGCTTGAGATCCAGGTGCTCGATGACTCCGACGACATCACGGTCTCGCTGGTCGCCGAGCGGGTCGCTTGGTGGGGGGCACGCGGGGTTCAGATCGAGCAGGTCAGGCGTGACGCCCGGACCGGCTACAAGGCCGGAGCACTTTCAGAGGGTGTGGCGCGGTCACGGGGAGAGTTTCTCTTCGTCCTCGACGCGGACTTTGTGCCGTCGCCCGATACGCTACGCGACCTTCTCATGCCCATGCAGGACCCCGATGTGGGCATGGTGCAGGCCGCCTGGTCGCATCTGAATCGCTTCACGAACTGGCTCACGGAATCGCAAGGCTTCTTGCTTGACGGGCACTTTCTGTACGAGCAGGGTGGGCGATATCGAGGTGGACGGTTTTTCAACTTCAACGGCACGGCCGGGTTGTGGCGACGCACCTGTATGGAGGATGCCGGAGGATGGCAGTCTGACACTCTGACCGAGGATCTCGATCTCAGCTATCGGGCTCAGATGGCGGGCTGGCGCTTTGCCTACCTCGACGATGTACAGGTCCCTGCCGAGATCCCGGATTCGGTCATGGCACTCGAACTGCAGCAACGGCGCTGGGCACAGGGCGGTGTTCAGACCGGGCGGAAAGTGCTCCCGGCGCTGTTGCGGGGACCGTTCCCCTTCGCGGTGAAGACCGAAGCCGTCATTCATCTGTTCGGACACATGGCCCACCCGCTCACGTGGCTTCTGGCGCTCCTCCTTTTCCCGTCTGCCATCGCACGACGGGCTCTCGGGCTTGATCACCTTCTCGGTCTGGATGTGTTCCTCTTTGGAGCTGCGACCGTTCCGTTTATCCTCTTCTACTGGATGGCCGGGGAGGAGCGCGGGGTCGCACGCAGGGGTCGGTTTCGAAGCGTCTTGCGAACGCTCGCCATGGGGATCGGCCTGTCGGTGCCGGTGACGCACGCGGTCCTGCGAGGGCTGCGTGGTACCGAGGACGCTTTCGAGCGGACACCGAAACGCGGCTCGTCTGGGATGGCCTCCTACGCGGCGGCCGTGCCGCTTCCGTTCGGGACCATCGCCAAGGTCTCTATGGCCTTCCTGATGACGGGGTACCTCCTCGGTGCCATAGCTGGTGGGTACTGGGGCCAGCTGCCCTTTATCGTCCTGTTCCTGTCCGGCTACATGGCCCTGGGGCTACCGGTTCTTCAGTCGCACATCTCCCGTCGCCTCGCCTCGATACGCCTGCCAGGCATCGAAAAAAAGAAAGATGAGAAACGGTATCCAGAGGGCCATGCGAGCGCCGATGGGCTGCACCCAATCCCCGGTGTCTCGATATGCTCCGAGGCCGTAGTAGCCGATGAATGCGAGGCCGCTTAG
- a CDS encoding aminotransferase class III-fold pyridoxal phosphate-dependent enzyme, giving the protein MTGVLEQLEAIRSSAGERRTVGLDDTTVCQFVTSDPTLAEAVNAATEEFESLNREFPELMAMGEVEQVAEIERNIVNFYADDTVNPYVSLAAYGPWIVTTKGAVLHDNGGYGMLGFGHVPGTIIQAMTKPQAMANVMTPSPAQYRLTKALEKEIGQTREHGCPFTHFISMNSGSESVSVATRIADVNAKEMTDEGGRHAGKPVKKLSLAGGFHGRTGRPAQFSDSCVGSYAKHLATFRDAELLTVEANDVDGLKAMYADAGANGYFIEAFFMEPVMGEGNPGVAITPEFYSTARALTKGHGTILLVDSIQAGIRTTGYLSFIDYPGFREMEAPDLETYSKALNAGQYPLSILALTAESADLYRKGIYGNTMTGNPRAMDIGSAVLDMVTDEIRENIVDRGHEFVEKLKALAVELDGAITKVEGTGLLFSCELEPRFKAYGTESAEEFMRLKGIGVIHGGENSLRFTPHFQVTSAEVDLIVDCVRNAVLHGPQAGSA; this is encoded by the coding sequence GTGACTGGTGTCCTTGAGCAGCTTGAAGCGATCCGTTCCAGTGCCGGCGAGCGGCGCACCGTCGGTCTCGACGACACCACTGTGTGTCAGTTCGTCACCAGCGACCCGACCTTGGCCGAGGCCGTCAACGCGGCCACGGAAGAGTTCGAATCACTGAACCGAGAATTCCCCGAATTGATGGCGATGGGGGAAGTCGAGCAGGTCGCGGAAATCGAAAGGAATATCGTCAACTTCTACGCAGACGATACGGTCAACCCTTATGTGTCGCTGGCTGCTTACGGGCCGTGGATCGTGACGACAAAAGGTGCTGTCCTGCACGACAACGGCGGCTACGGCATGCTCGGCTTCGGACATGTTCCGGGGACGATCATCCAGGCCATGACCAAGCCACAGGCAATGGCGAATGTCATGACGCCGAGTCCCGCTCAGTACCGCCTCACCAAGGCTCTCGAAAAAGAGATCGGCCAGACGCGCGAGCATGGCTGTCCGTTTACGCACTTTATCTCGATGAACTCCGGTTCCGAGTCGGTCTCGGTCGCGACACGTATCGCAGACGTGAACGCCAAGGAGATGACAGACGAGGGTGGGCGACACGCCGGTAAGCCCGTGAAGAAGCTGTCTCTCGCTGGCGGGTTCCACGGTCGGACCGGACGACCTGCTCAATTTTCTGATTCGTGTGTCGGCTCCTACGCGAAGCATCTCGCCACCTTCCGCGACGCAGAGTTGCTGACGGTCGAAGCGAACGATGTGGATGGATTGAAAGCGATGTACGCCGATGCCGGTGCTAACGGCTACTTCATCGAGGCGTTCTTCATGGAGCCCGTCATGGGCGAGGGGAACCCGGGTGTCGCGATTACGCCCGAGTTCTACTCGACTGCACGCGCCCTCACCAAAGGTCACGGCACGATCCTGCTGGTTGATTCCATTCAGGCGGGTATCCGCACCACTGGGTACCTCTCCTTCATCGACTATCCAGGCTTCCGCGAGATGGAGGCGCCCGATCTCGAGACGTATTCGAAGGCGCTGAACGCTGGGCAGTATCCGCTCTCGATTCTGGCATTGACGGCCGAGTCGGCGGACCTGTACCGGAAGGGCATCTACGGCAACACAATGACCGGAAACCCCCGCGCCATGGACATCGGCAGCGCGGTACTTGACATGGTCACCGATGAGATCCGCGAGAACATCGTGGATCGCGGCCATGAATTCGTGGAGAAGCTGAAGGCCCTCGCGGTTGAGCTCGACGGTGCGATCACAAAGGTCGAGGGCACTGGACTGCTCTTCTCGTGTGAACTCGAGCCACGATTCAAGGCCTACGGAACGGAGAGTGCAGAGGAGTTCATGCGACTGAAGGGTATCGGTGTCATCCACGGAGGTGAGAACTCCCTCCGCTTCACACCGCACTTCCAAGTGACGTCGGCCGAGGTAGATCTGATCGTGGATTGCGTACGAAACGCGGTACTCCACGGCCCACAGGCAGGATCAGCCTGA
- a CDS encoding ribonuclease HI, with translation MPQFICSVCSESFSVPAAALEKFPGWEPKYCREHSPNKKDSAAKPKKKAAKKPRPAASATREENLTRAEVLEKYTAGPKTGVFTDGSSHPNPGPGGWGFVWVTEGDIQREGYGAADDTTNNRMELKALIEAYKALPADTTVTVFSDSQLCVNTINDWAPKWERAGWTRKSGPLKNLDLVKELLELFRAHPDCPLEWMRAHAGSLWNEYADSLATAWRRSEL, from the coding sequence ATGCCGCAGTTCATTTGTAGCGTTTGCAGCGAATCGTTCAGCGTTCCTGCGGCAGCTCTGGAGAAGTTCCCGGGCTGGGAGCCGAAGTATTGCCGAGAGCATTCTCCGAACAAGAAAGACTCTGCGGCAAAGCCGAAGAAGAAGGCTGCGAAGAAACCGCGGCCCGCAGCCTCAGCGACGCGGGAGGAGAACCTCACGCGTGCCGAAGTGCTGGAGAAGTACACGGCCGGCCCAAAGACCGGTGTGTTCACCGATGGCAGCAGTCACCCCAATCCAGGGCCTGGCGGGTGGGGTTTCGTCTGGGTGACGGAGGGTGACATCCAGCGCGAGGGGTACGGTGCCGCTGACGATACGACGAACAATCGCATGGAGCTGAAGGCGCTGATCGAGGCCTACAAAGCCCTCCCAGCGGATACGACCGTGACGGTATTCTCCGATAGCCAGCTGTGCGTGAACACGATCAACGACTGGGCTCCGAAGTGGGAACGGGCTGGCTGGACGCGCAAGAGTGGGCCACTGAAGAATCTAGATCTGGTGAAGGAGCTGCTGGAGCTCTTCCGGGCGCATCCAGATTGCCCACTCGAGTGGATGCGTGCGCACGCTGGCTCACTGTGGAACGAGTATGCGGATTCGCTCGCGACGGCGTGGAGGCGGTCGGAGCTCTAG
- a CDS encoding OsmC family protein, translating to MEVRGITVPNGDISCTAEGTNEVVERIILLTKIHMHYTIRLPSEAPEDKVSRALETHVSKCPTAQSIKDSVEITWSVEFLEN from the coding sequence CTGGAGGTGCGCGGGATTACGGTTCCGAATGGTGATATCAGCTGTACGGCTGAAGGCACGAATGAGGTCGTAGAACGGATCATTCTGCTGACGAAGATCCATATGCACTATACGATCCGTCTGCCCTCAGAAGCCCCGGAGGACAAGGTGTCTCGGGCCTTGGAGACTCACGTGAGCAAGTGCCCCACGGCGCAGTCGATCAAGGACTCAGTGGAGATTACCTGGTCGGTGGAGTTTTTGGAGAACTAG
- a CDS encoding polyphenol oxidase family protein — translation MTEFVLEEVPALVHPEWVDRFPWLVQGTTTRGRGAAPFDLGLFSSGSSEPVVRSNWQNLVRRTGCYAAWHQRQVHGADVFLHSSRHGDSIGPAEPPILSEPCDGQVIDEAGVLVTVATADCVPVFLVDPVTETVGEVHAGWRGAAAGVLETGLDGFVSRFDSAIADLHMHLGPAICDACYEVGPEVFKALGQMVPDASRPIDLRGVLAARATKSGVPKEQITISTHCTKCSASNLFSHRSGDACRQVGYIAKRMPRGSRHPDDVT, via the coding sequence GTGACTGAATTCGTACTCGAGGAAGTGCCGGCCCTGGTCCACCCGGAATGGGTGGATCGCTTCCCGTGGTTGGTCCAGGGGACGACCACGCGAGGCCGCGGCGCGGCACCTTTCGACCTCGGCCTTTTCAGCAGTGGCAGCTCCGAACCGGTCGTGCGCAGCAACTGGCAGAATCTGGTCAGGCGAACGGGATGCTATGCCGCCTGGCACCAGCGTCAGGTACACGGCGCCGACGTGTTTCTGCATTCGTCACGGCATGGCGACTCCATCGGTCCCGCCGAGCCTCCGATTCTCAGCGAGCCCTGCGACGGCCAGGTCATCGATGAAGCCGGGGTCCTTGTAACTGTAGCCACCGCTGACTGTGTCCCGGTTTTTCTCGTAGATCCTGTTACAGAGACGGTTGGCGAGGTACATGCTGGGTGGCGAGGCGCTGCAGCTGGTGTTCTCGAGACAGGACTAGATGGGTTCGTGAGCCGGTTCGATTCAGCGATTGCCGATCTGCACATGCACCTGGGCCCCGCGATTTGCGACGCGTGTTACGAGGTGGGACCGGAGGTCTTCAAGGCGCTTGGCCAAATGGTGCCCGACGCTTCCCGACCGATCGACCTGAGGGGGGTCCTCGCGGCGCGGGCGACGAAGAGTGGCGTCCCGAAGGAGCAGATCACCATCTCCACACATTGCACCAAGTGCTCCGCGAGTAATCTCTTCTCCCACCGAAGCGGAGACGCCTGTCGGCAGGTCGGTTACATAGCGAAGCGCATGCCTAGGGGCTCGAGACATCCGGACGACGTGACGTGA